Proteins found in one Pelobates fuscus isolate aPelFus1 chromosome 10, aPelFus1.pri, whole genome shotgun sequence genomic segment:
- the LOC134575331 gene encoding trypsin-like, whose protein sequence is MKLLLICVLLGAAAAFEDDDDKIVGGYTCTKNSVPYIVSLNSGYHFCGGTLVTSLWVVSAAHCYKASVQVRLGEHNIDVSEGTEQFINSAKVIRHPSYNSRTTDNDIMLIKLASAATLNSYVKTVSLPSGCAAAGTSCLISGWGNTLSSGTNYPSLLQCLNAPILTSAQCSSAYPGQITSNMICVGYVEGGKDSCQGDSGGPVVCNGQLQGIVSWGYGCALRNYPGVYARVCNYNSWIQSTFASN, encoded by the exons ATGAAGCTTCTTCTGATCTGTGTGCTCCTTGGAGCTGCTG CTGCATTTGAGGATGATGATGATAAGATTGTAGGAGGTTACACCTGCACCAAGAACTCCGTCCCATACATCGTATCCCTCAACTCTGGCTACCACTTCTGCGGAGGTACCCTGGTTACTAGCCTGTGGGTGGTGTCTGCTGCCCATTGCTACAAAGC GAGTGTTCAGGTCAGATTGGGAGAGCACAACATCGATGTAAGTGAGGGCACTGAGCAGTTCATTAACTCTGCCAAGGTCATCAGACACCCCAGCTACAACTCCAGGACCACCGACAACGACATCATGTTGATCAAACTTGCTAGTGCTGCCACCCTCAACAGCTATGTGAAGACTGTGTCTCTGCCCTCTGGCTGTGCTGCTGCTGGAACCAGCTGTCTGATTTCTGGCTGGGGAAACACACTCAGCAGTGGAA CCAATTACCCAAGTCTCCTGCAGTGTCTGAATGCACCCATCTTGACAAGTGCTCAGTGTAGCAGTGCCTACCCAGGACAGATCACCTCTAACATGATCTGTGTTGGCTATGTTGAAGGCGGCAAGGATTCCTGCCAG GGTGATTCTGGTGGCCCCGTGGTCTGCAACGGTCAGCTCCAGGGTATTGTGTCCTGGGGATATGGCTGTGCTTTGAGGAACTACCCCGGAGTCTACGCCAGGGTCTGCAACTACAACTCCTGGATCCAGAGCACCTTTGCTTCAAACTAA